One Helianthus annuus cultivar XRQ/B chromosome 7, HanXRQr2.0-SUNRISE, whole genome shotgun sequence genomic region harbors:
- the LOC110866693 gene encoding protein ANTAGONIST OF LIKE HETEROCHROMATIN PROTEIN 1-like, whose product MALLYQAHEEKHHLPGMFGSLDCTHFVWRFCPTEYRGQFMREDHRYPTVMREAVASQDLWFWHAFAGPPGSQNDINVLQQSPLFLTERNGTAPKCPFYVNNHSHKRGYLLVDGIYPSWSVFVKSIPYPHEVDQKKFKRQHEAARKDVERVFGVLKAKWGVLSRPMRARSVKKIRSVVYTCIILHNMILKDEGKAIAPVHIRDHPVEPALDDTVLGELMDEDTHWRLKNDLIDHLASQDLPHLLVDSDED is encoded by the coding sequence ATGGCACTTTTATACCAAGCTCATGAGGAAAAACATCACCTTCCAGGTATGTTCGGTAGCCTTGATTGCACCCATTTCGTTTGGCGATTTTGTCCAACAGAGTATCGAGGCCAATTTATGCGAGAAGATCATCGATACCCGACTGTTATGCGCGAAGCGGTTGCTTCTCAAGACTTATGGTTTTGGCATGCTTTTGCCGGTCCACCGGGTTCTCAAAACGATATCAATGTTCtacaacaatctccgttatttttAACGGAACGAAATGGAACCGCGCCAAAATGTCCATTTTACGTTAACAACCATTCACACAAACGTGGTTATTTGCTCGTGGATGGAATCTACCCTTCATGGTCAGTGTTTGTGAAGTCGATCCCTTACCCTCACGAAGTAGACCAAAAGAAATTCAAGAGGCAACATGAGGCGGCAAGAAAAGACGTCGAACGGGTTTTTGGTGTTTTGAAGGCGAAATGGGGTGTATTGAGTCGACCGATGCGAGCAAGATCCGTGAAAAAAATTAGGAGTGTCGTGTACACGTgtattattttacacaacatgattttgaaagatgAAGGAAAGGCGATAGCACCGGTGCACATTCGGGATCATCCGGTCGAGCCCGCTCTAGACGATACGGTGTTGGGCGAGTTGATGGATGAAGacacgcattggagactaaaaaATGATCTCATAGATCATCTCGCAAGTCAAGATTTACCACACCTTTTGGTCGATTCCGACGAAGACTAG